In a single window of the Acidobacteriaceae bacterium genome:
- a CDS encoding NAD(P)/FAD-dependent oxidoreductase produces the protein MAKVVVVGAGAMGLAAAYRASKNGHEVDLIEAAPDPGGMAGHFDFDGVSLERFYHFVCKTDYPTFDLLKELGIPDAMEWRDSSMGVFTGGKLHSWGDPISLLRFPHLSLWQKLRYGLFALVSVRRNQWPAIENESAKSWIVRWCGEGVYRLLWEPLFDYKFYEYADNISALWIWTRIRRIGRSRRSLMQEELGYIEGGSITLVNALVDAIQKNGGRVHLGEPATEIASEDGRVTGVRTSKGFYPADAVICTSPTPLIASLVPSLPEDWKQRYASIHNIGVICVIFKLRRSVSPHFWLNISEPDFEIPGVIEFTRLRDVGGDHIVYVPYYMPVTHPKFSWREDQLLDEAFACLHRINPALTREDILATKVARLRHGQPICEPGFAAKIPPVQTPIAGLQIADTCYYYPEDRGIAESVRLGQQMANAVGQ, from the coding sequence ATGGCAAAGGTTGTCGTTGTTGGAGCCGGCGCAATGGGCCTTGCCGCTGCGTACCGAGCATCGAAAAATGGACACGAGGTAGATCTGATTGAAGCCGCTCCTGACCCGGGTGGCATGGCCGGTCATTTCGACTTCGATGGCGTTTCGCTTGAGCGGTTCTATCACTTCGTCTGCAAGACGGACTATCCGACGTTCGACCTGCTCAAGGAGCTTGGGATCCCAGACGCCATGGAGTGGCGAGATTCGTCCATGGGCGTGTTCACCGGCGGAAAGCTGCATAGCTGGGGTGATCCCATCTCGCTGCTGCGATTCCCGCACCTCTCGTTGTGGCAAAAGCTGAGATATGGCCTGTTCGCCCTGGTGTCGGTGCGCAGGAATCAGTGGCCTGCAATCGAGAACGAATCGGCCAAGAGCTGGATCGTGCGCTGGTGTGGCGAAGGCGTGTATCGGCTGCTTTGGGAGCCGCTGTTCGACTACAAGTTTTACGAGTATGCCGACAACATATCCGCGCTATGGATATGGACACGGATTCGCCGCATCGGGCGCTCGCGCCGGAGCCTGATGCAGGAGGAACTCGGGTACATCGAAGGCGGATCCATCACTCTGGTTAATGCGCTGGTCGATGCGATTCAGAAGAACGGCGGGCGTGTTCATCTCGGCGAACCGGCGACGGAGATCGCATCGGAGGATGGTCGGGTGACAGGCGTGCGAACGTCGAAGGGCTTCTATCCGGCAGACGCCGTTATCTGCACGTCTCCCACGCCGCTGATCGCCTCGCTGGTTCCGTCACTGCCTGAGGATTGGAAGCAGCGTTACGCGTCGATCCACAACATTGGTGTGATCTGTGTGATTTTCAAGCTGCGGCGCTCGGTCAGCCCGCATTTCTGGTTGAACATCTCGGAGCCGGATTTTGAGATTCCGGGTGTGATCGAGTTCACGAGGCTTCGGGATGTAGGTGGTGACCATATCGTATATGTGCCGTATTACATGCCGGTCACTCATCCGAAGTTCTCCTGGCGTGAGGACCAACTGCTTGATGAGGCGTTCGCCTGCCTGCACCGGATCAACCCGGCGCTGACGCGCGAAGATATTCTGGCGACAAAGGTTGCGCGTCTGCGGCATGGGCAGCCGATCTGCGAGCCCGGATTTGCGGCGAAGATACCGCCCGTGCAGACGCCGATCGCTGGTCTGCAGATTGCGGACACCTGTTATTACTACCCCGAGGACCGCGGAATCGCGGAGAGTGTGCGGCTGGGGCAGCAGATGGCGAATGCAGTCGGGCAATAG
- a CDS encoding ATP-binding cassette domain-containing protein, translated as MISVSNVTMRYGSKLLFEDVSVTFHSDRRYGLTGPNGSGKSTFMKVLTGEIDAQKGTVVRPKKFGVLKQNQYEFDAFRVIDTVIMGNKGLWAALEEREVIYSKPEMTDEDGIRLGELEGIVGEEDGYEAEPNAAILLQGLDIPDELHERKMSELQGGQKVRVLLAQALFGNPDALFLDEPTNYLDLDSIHWLENFLNRYNGTVITISHDRHFLNSICTHIADIDYETIIVYTGGYDDMVMQKTSVRSRIESQNEQREKKIAQLNEFIARFSAGTRSSQVNSRKKEVERLQTTELARSNIQRPYIAFKMERPSGKHVLEFEGVNKSYTQPNGSTEHVIRNFSASVLRGDKVVLVGRNGQGKSTMLKALLANTDLDEANKADIDSGEVKWGHEAQIGYFAQDHTASIPKGTTAADWLHSFDPKAAKEDIRGLLGQMLFRGEEGLKKTEALSGGEAARLLFCKLMLQKPNILVLDEPTNHLDLESIMALNTALQKYEGTVFLVTHDQDLIEEVGTRIWHFEGGPTDFHITDHKGPYEEYESQLALAAK; from the coding sequence ATGATCTCTGTCTCCAATGTCACCATGCGCTACGGTTCGAAGCTGCTCTTCGAGGACGTCTCCGTAACCTTCCACTCGGACCGCCGCTACGGCCTCACCGGCCCCAACGGCTCCGGCAAGTCGACCTTCATGAAGGTCCTCACCGGCGAAATCGACGCCCAGAAGGGCACCGTCGTCCGCCCCAAAAAGTTCGGCGTCCTCAAGCAGAACCAGTACGAGTTCGACGCCTTCCGCGTCATCGACACCGTCATCATGGGCAACAAAGGCCTCTGGGCAGCACTCGAGGAGCGCGAGGTCATCTACTCCAAGCCCGAGATGACCGACGAGGACGGCATCCGCCTCGGCGAGCTCGAGGGCATCGTCGGCGAAGAGGACGGCTACGAGGCCGAACCCAACGCCGCGATCCTCCTCCAGGGCCTCGACATCCCCGACGAGCTCCACGAGCGCAAGATGTCGGAGCTCCAGGGCGGCCAGAAGGTTCGCGTCCTCCTCGCGCAGGCACTCTTCGGAAACCCCGACGCCCTCTTCCTCGACGAGCCCACCAACTACCTCGATCTCGATTCAATTCACTGGCTTGAGAACTTTCTCAACCGTTACAACGGCACGGTCATCACCATCTCGCACGACCGCCACTTCCTGAACTCGATCTGCACCCACATCGCCGACATCGATTACGAGACGATCATTGTCTACACCGGCGGCTACGACGACATGGTGATGCAAAAGACGTCCGTCCGCAGCCGCATCGAATCGCAGAACGAGCAGCGCGAGAAGAAGATTGCTCAGTTGAACGAGTTCATCGCCCGCTTCTCCGCCGGTACTCGTTCCTCGCAGGTGAACTCACGTAAGAAGGAAGTTGAGCGCCTCCAGACCACGGAGCTCGCGCGCTCCAACATTCAGCGCCCGTACATCGCGTTCAAGATGGAGCGTCCCAGCGGCAAGCACGTGCTCGAGTTCGAAGGCGTGAACAAGAGCTACACCCAGCCCAACGGCTCAACCGAGCACGTCATCCGTAACTTCTCCGCATCCGTTCTAAGAGGCGACAAGGTCGTCCTCGTCGGCCGCAACGGTCAAGGGAAGTCCACGATGCTCAAGGCGCTGCTTGCCAATACGGATCTCGATGAGGCGAATAAGGCAGACATTGACTCCGGTGAAGTGAAATGGGGACACGAGGCGCAGATTGGCTACTTCGCGCAGGACCACACTGCCTCGATCCCCAAGGGAACCACTGCCGCCGACTGGCTGCACAGCTTTGATCCCAAGGCAGCCAAGGAAGACATCCGCGGCCTGCTCGGGCAGATGCTCTTCCGCGGCGAAGAGGGCTTGAAGAAGACCGAGGCACTTTCCGGTGGTGAAGCTGCTCGCCTTCTCTTCTGCAAGCTGATGCTGCAGAAGCCAAACATCCTCGTGCTCGACGAGCCGACGAACCACCTGGATCTCGAGAGCATCATGGCTCTGAACACGGCTCTCCAGAAATACGAAGGGACTGTGTTCCTGGTGACGCACGATCAGGACCTCATTGAAGAGGTCGGCACGCGCATCTGGCACTTCGAAGGCGGCCCCACGGACTTCCACATCACCGACCACAAGGGACCGTACGAAGAGTACGAATCTCAGCTGGCGTTAGCGGCGAAGTAA
- a CDS encoding metalloregulator ArsR/SmtB family transcription factor yields MNDAISNTFSALADPTRRAILARLALGETSVTELAEPFEMSMPAVSKHLRVLENAGLVERGRQAQYRPVRLRAEPLREAAGWIEQYRRFWEESFDRLDSFLKHLQAEQARGTGLKERKTTKTRKEKRDGRKLN; encoded by the coding sequence ATGAATGACGCAATCAGCAATACGTTTTCGGCGCTGGCGGATCCGACGCGCAGGGCCATTCTGGCGAGGCTGGCGCTGGGCGAGACCTCGGTGACGGAGCTGGCGGAACCGTTCGAGATGAGCATGCCGGCGGTCTCGAAGCACCTGCGGGTGCTGGAGAATGCGGGGCTCGTGGAGCGGGGGCGGCAGGCGCAGTACCGTCCGGTAAGGCTGCGGGCCGAGCCCTTGCGGGAGGCGGCCGGATGGATCGAGCAGTACAGGCGGTTCTGGGAGGAGAGCTTCGACCGGCTGGACAGCTTTTTGAAACATCTGCAGGCCGAACAGGCGAGGGGGACGGGATTGAAGGAACGGAAGACAACGAAGACGCGTAAGGAGAAGAGAGATGGCCGCAAGCTTAACTAA
- a CDS encoding SRPBCC domain-containing protein — MAASLTNNAVAIEPAQGYEISITRTFDAPRELVWKAWTDREMAKEWMGPRGFTTTEFTTSDEPGGQWHLTMVGRRPGSDQLVTLGQGGTVLEVRPPELLKYTFGWDSRASVGLGDGPKENVITVRFEERGGKTVMHFHQAPFATESERDGHNGGWNSAFDCFAEFMLRVQPERKPAADDVPSELHLRRFFAAPRQMVFDAWTKPELVKEWWGPKCFTNPVCEMDARQGGAILIHMQGPDGTVYPMTGRFVEFYPPYRFHFTSGPVDQEGNQPFETWTSVFFEEVEGGTEVVLDVHVTRSTPEAARYLKGMREGWSQSLEKLAEFVGSRQ; from the coding sequence ATGGCCGCAAGCTTAACTAACAATGCAGTGGCAATCGAGCCCGCGCAGGGCTATGAGATTTCGATAACTCGGACGTTCGACGCTCCGCGGGAGCTGGTGTGGAAGGCCTGGACCGATCGAGAGATGGCGAAGGAATGGATGGGGCCGCGCGGATTTACGACGACGGAGTTTACGACTTCAGACGAGCCGGGCGGGCAGTGGCACCTGACGATGGTCGGGCGACGGCCTGGGAGCGACCAACTGGTGACGCTGGGCCAGGGCGGGACGGTACTCGAGGTGCGGCCGCCGGAGCTGCTGAAGTACACGTTTGGCTGGGACAGCCGCGCGAGCGTGGGGCTCGGCGATGGGCCGAAGGAAAACGTGATCACGGTGCGGTTTGAAGAGCGAGGAGGAAAGACGGTCATGCACTTTCATCAGGCTCCGTTTGCGACGGAGAGCGAGCGCGATGGACACAATGGCGGATGGAATTCGGCGTTCGACTGCTTTGCGGAGTTCATGCTGCGCGTGCAGCCGGAGCGCAAGCCGGCGGCGGACGATGTGCCGAGCGAACTGCACCTGCGGCGGTTCTTTGCCGCGCCTCGGCAGATGGTGTTCGACGCATGGACGAAGCCGGAGCTGGTGAAGGAGTGGTGGGGGCCGAAGTGCTTCACGAACCCGGTGTGCGAGATGGATGCGCGGCAGGGCGGAGCGATCCTCATCCACATGCAGGGGCCGGATGGGACCGTGTATCCGATGACGGGCCGGTTCGTGGAGTTCTATCCTCCGTATCGCTTCCATTTCACGTCAGGGCCGGTCGATCAAGAGGGGAATCAGCCGTTTGAGACGTGGACGTCTGTGTTCTTTGAGGAAGTTGAAGGCGGAACGGAGGTTGTTCTGGACGTGCATGTGACACGGAGCACGCCGGAAGCCGCGCGCTACCTGAAGGGCATGCGCGAAGGATGGAGCCAGAGCCTGGAGAAGCTGGCAGAGTTTGTTGGCAGCAGACAGTAA
- a CDS encoding VOC family protein gives MKTNLHLGFTGKCDEAFSFYEKVFGTKRHMTMRYGEAPQGVPVPDGAKDLVMHTSMPVGNITLMGADAPPGSGKPMGGFQVCVEDQDQATVKRLFDALSEGGSVYMPLAPTFWSPLFGMCTDKYGVGWMVSVPGQQPPA, from the coding sequence ATGAAGACGAATCTGCACCTGGGATTTACAGGCAAGTGTGATGAGGCCTTCAGCTTTTACGAGAAGGTCTTCGGGACGAAGCGGCACATGACGATGCGGTACGGAGAAGCTCCGCAGGGCGTTCCGGTGCCCGACGGCGCGAAGGACCTGGTGATGCATACGTCGATGCCCGTGGGCAACATCACGCTGATGGGAGCGGATGCGCCTCCGGGCAGCGGCAAGCCGATGGGCGGTTTCCAGGTGTGCGTTGAGGATCAGGACCAGGCGACGGTGAAGAGGCTCTTTGACGCACTGAGCGAAGGTGGCAGTGTGTATATGCCGCTGGCGCCGACCTTCTGGTCTCCGCTGTTTGGCATGTGCACCGATAAGTATGGCGTTGGCTGGATGGTGAGTGTGCCCGGCCAGCAGCCGCCGGCATAG
- a CDS encoding glucose 1-dehydrogenase produces MAKLTGKVAVVTGASKGIGAGIAKALGAAGASVVVNYASDKAGADRTVADITKSGGKAVAIGASVANSADIDKLFTETKKAFGKLDILVNNAGVYAFSPLEAVTEQEINRIFTTNVTGLLLTTKAAVPLFPAEGGSVINIGSVVSESTPPNSSVYTGTKGAVDAITRVLAKELGPKKIRVNAVNPGLTITEGAQSAGIPGSDFESNAVAQTPLGRTGKPDDIADVVTFIASDEARWVTGSLLQAGGGLR; encoded by the coding sequence ATGGCAAAGCTCACAGGGAAGGTCGCAGTCGTCACAGGAGCCAGCAAGGGAATCGGCGCGGGCATCGCAAAGGCCCTCGGTGCCGCTGGAGCCTCAGTCGTCGTCAATTACGCCTCCGACAAGGCTGGTGCTGACCGCACCGTCGCCGACATCACCAAGTCCGGTGGAAAAGCTGTCGCCATCGGTGCCAGCGTTGCAAACTCCGCCGATATCGACAAGCTATTCACAGAAACGAAGAAAGCGTTCGGAAAGCTGGACATCCTCGTCAACAACGCTGGCGTCTATGCCTTCAGCCCTCTTGAGGCCGTGACTGAGCAGGAAATTAACCGCATCTTCACGACCAATGTCACAGGGCTATTGCTTACAACCAAGGCTGCTGTTCCGCTCTTCCCAGCGGAAGGCGGCAGTGTCATCAACATCGGCTCCGTGGTCAGCGAGTCCACGCCGCCCAATTCGTCCGTCTACACCGGAACGAAGGGTGCGGTCGACGCCATCACCCGCGTTCTCGCCAAGGAACTCGGCCCAAAGAAGATCCGTGTGAACGCCGTCAATCCAGGTCTCACCATCACCGAAGGCGCGCAATCGGCCGGCATCCCGGGCTCTGATTTCGAGTCCAACGCCGTCGCGCAGACACCGCTCGGCCGCACCGGCAAGCCCGACGACATCGCCGACGTCGTCACCTTCATCGCCTCCGACGAGGCCCGCTGGGTTACGGGCTCGCTCCTCCAAGCCGGCGGCGGTCTTCGCTGA
- a CDS encoding helix-turn-helix domain-containing protein, with translation MTKARKHLSDDQVQAIARALADPRRFAILQQIARHDATPCGSLAEQKVLSPATISHHLKELADAGLIEVERDGRCASLTLHRDTWNAYLAQLAKL, from the coding sequence ATGACGAAGGCCCGAAAACATCTCTCGGACGACCAGGTGCAGGCGATCGCTCGCGCGCTCGCCGATCCCCGCCGCTTCGCCATCCTGCAGCAGATCGCCCGCCACGACGCCACTCCCTGCGGCTCCCTGGCCGAGCAGAAGGTCCTCAGCCCCGCCACCATCTCCCATCACCTCAAGGAGTTGGCTGACGCCGGTCTGATCGAGGTCGAGCGCGACGGCCGCTGCGCCTCCCTCACCCTGCATCGCGACACATGGAACGCTTACCTCGCGCAGCTCGCCAAACTGTAA
- a CDS encoding glycoside hydrolase family 15 protein — protein MSVLNETYRWLDDDGAAFGAPGLAPRWTSSKKDAVSTAYAASSRIWFTASHGTLNEIYYPTIDRPQTRDMELLFTDEETFFHEEKRDFEYDFHYIDSDALAVRVTANDLGGRYTVTKEFITDPHHPVVLINVKIEGDEEILSRLKCYALLAPHLDGGGAGNSARAVDIAGRRAILAWKNGISLAFGCSCGFSRTSCGYVGSSDGYQDLSQHQRMTWDFGQALDGNIAIMGEINIGCVRDFTIAIALGDNHHAALAGMTQTLATPYELHQKRFIEQWHRAASPERLAAASTDGGSLMRVSHNVLLAHEDKQYSGAFIASASIPWGASKSDDDLGGYHLVWTRDMIQSATALLACGRTDTALRALVYLACTQHPDGGFAQNFWIDGTPYWSGIQLDEVAFPMILAWRLWKINALGEFDIIPFVTRAASFLVRYAPVTQQERWEENAGYSPSTLASVISALLCASEIVCREFPELADFLCDYADWIEAHLDEWTTTTAGVLLPEVPYHYMRIRPPAEGEPFHNPSIPPGMIHIANREPGEKNEFEAREVVDPGFLELVRYGIRRPDDPLIIDSLKVVDHFLKISTPYGPCWRRYNHDGYGQRKDGGPYMGFGQGRAWPLLTGERAHYELAAGKDIRPLINAIEKFSSFGGMLPEQVWDYADMPSEGLYCGRSAGSAQPLCWAHAEYLKLLRSVTDGHIFDRISIVEERYGVPKEQRKFQSRMEIFRTTRPISAMVCSGTLRVIDPEPFHLIWTTDNWATTTRTAAEPVDSFGSFADVTAPELPCTLVFTMFWPNINRWLGHNYEVTVHAEQPAQMPASRKPQN, from the coding sequence ATGAGCGTTCTGAACGAAACATACCGCTGGCTGGATGACGACGGTGCGGCCTTCGGTGCTCCGGGCCTTGCTCCGCGATGGACATCCAGCAAAAAGGACGCTGTCTCTACGGCGTATGCCGCCTCCAGCCGCATCTGGTTCACCGCTTCCCACGGCACTCTGAATGAGATCTACTACCCAACCATCGACCGCCCCCAGACGCGCGATATGGAACTTCTCTTCACCGACGAGGAGACCTTCTTCCACGAGGAGAAGCGCGACTTCGAATACGACTTCCACTACATCGACTCCGACGCTCTCGCCGTTCGCGTCACCGCCAACGATCTCGGCGGACGCTACACCGTCACCAAGGAGTTCATCACCGATCCGCACCATCCCGTCGTTCTCATCAACGTGAAGATCGAGGGCGACGAGGAGATTCTCTCGCGCCTCAAGTGCTACGCTCTGCTCGCCCCTCATCTGGATGGCGGCGGCGCCGGCAACTCCGCCCGTGCCGTCGACATCGCTGGCCGTCGCGCCATCCTCGCGTGGAAGAACGGCATCTCGCTGGCGTTCGGCTGCAGCTGCGGCTTCTCGCGCACCAGTTGCGGCTATGTCGGCTCCAGCGACGGTTATCAGGACCTCAGTCAGCATCAGCGCATGACCTGGGACTTCGGTCAGGCGCTGGACGGCAACATTGCGATCATGGGCGAGATCAACATCGGCTGCGTCCGCGATTTCACGATCGCTATCGCGCTCGGCGACAACCATCACGCCGCGCTCGCCGGCATGACCCAGACCCTCGCCACGCCATACGAGCTCCACCAGAAGCGCTTCATCGAGCAGTGGCATCGCGCGGCATCGCCGGAGCGCCTCGCCGCTGCTTCGACCGACGGCGGCAGCCTCATGCGCGTCTCTCACAACGTCCTGCTCGCCCACGAAGACAAGCAATACTCCGGCGCCTTCATCGCCTCGGCCTCCATCCCGTGGGGCGCGTCCAAGTCTGACGACGACCTCGGCGGATACCACCTGGTCTGGACGCGCGACATGATCCAGTCCGCGACCGCGCTGCTCGCCTGCGGCCGCACCGACACCGCGCTCCGCGCACTGGTCTACCTCGCCTGTACTCAGCACCCCGACGGCGGCTTCGCGCAAAATTTCTGGATCGACGGCACGCCCTACTGGTCGGGCATTCAGCTCGACGAGGTCGCCTTTCCCATGATCCTCGCGTGGCGGCTCTGGAAAATAAACGCGCTCGGCGAATTCGACATTATCCCTTTTGTCACCCGTGCCGCCAGCTTTCTCGTCCGGTACGCTCCGGTCACGCAACAGGAGCGTTGGGAGGAGAACGCCGGCTACAGCCCCTCAACGCTTGCATCGGTAATCTCTGCGCTGCTCTGCGCCTCCGAGATCGTTTGCAGGGAATTCCCCGAGCTTGCTGATTTCCTCTGCGACTACGCAGACTGGATCGAAGCGCACCTTGACGAGTGGACCACAACAACCGCCGGCGTTCTCCTGCCCGAGGTCCCGTACCACTACATGCGCATCCGGCCGCCCGCCGAAGGCGAACCGTTCCACAACCCATCCATCCCGCCCGGGATGATTCACATCGCGAACCGCGAGCCCGGCGAAAAGAATGAGTTTGAAGCGCGCGAGGTTGTCGACCCCGGCTTCCTCGAGCTCGTACGCTACGGCATTCGCCGCCCCGACGATCCGCTCATCATCGACTCTCTCAAAGTCGTCGACCACTTCCTCAAGATCAGCACGCCGTATGGTCCCTGCTGGCGCCGCTACAACCACGATGGATACGGCCAGCGCAAAGATGGCGGCCCGTATATGGGCTTCGGCCAGGGTCGCGCCTGGCCGCTCCTCACGGGTGAGCGCGCGCACTATGAGCTCGCTGCCGGGAAGGACATTCGCCCGCTCATCAACGCCATAGAAAAGTTCTCCTCCTTCGGCGGTATGCTCCCCGAGCAGGTCTGGGACTACGCCGACATGCCCTCCGAAGGCCTGTACTGCGGCCGCTCCGCCGGTTCGGCCCAGCCCCTCTGCTGGGCGCACGCCGAGTACCTCAAGCTTCTCCGCTCCGTCACAGACGGCCACATCTTCGACCGCATCTCCATCGTCGAAGAGCGCTACGGCGTCCCGAAAGAGCAGCGCAAATTTCAGAGCCGCATGGAGATCTTCCGCACCACGCGACCCATCTCGGCCATGGTCTGCTCCGGCACCCTGCGCGTCATCGACCCCGAGCCATTCCATCTCATCTGGACGACCGACAACTGGGCTACCACCACCAGGACGGCGGCAGAGCCGGTCGACTCTTTCGGGTCGTTTGCCGATGTCACTGCCCCCGAACTGCCCTGCACGCTCGTCTTCACCATGTTTTGGCCGAACATTAACCGTTGGCTCGGCCACAACTATGAGGTCACCGTGCACGCCGAGCAACCCGCCCAGATGCCAGCCTCGCGCAAGCCGCAGAACTGA
- a CDS encoding superoxide dismutase: MAFELPPLPYDYAALEPTIDEATMKLHHDKHHQAYVTNLNGAVEKHPDLGKKTPEELIKNLDSVPEDVRTTVRNNGGGHVNHTMFWQIMAPKGGGNPTGNIGEQIQTDFGGFEDFKKAFNDAAAKQFGSGWGWLVWKGGKLAIMTTPNQDNPLSQGLYPILGNDVWEHAYYLKYNNRRPEYLAAWWNVVNWAEVNKRFEQAKK, translated from the coding sequence ATGGCATTCGAACTCCCTCCCCTGCCCTACGACTACGCTGCACTCGAGCCGACAATTGACGAGGCCACGATGAAGCTGCACCACGACAAACACCACCAGGCCTATGTGACGAACCTGAACGGTGCGGTGGAGAAGCATCCCGACCTGGGCAAGAAAACTCCCGAGGAACTGATCAAGAATCTGGACAGCGTTCCCGAAGACGTTCGTACGACGGTGCGCAACAACGGCGGCGGACATGTGAATCACACGATGTTCTGGCAGATCATGGCGCCGAAGGGCGGAGGCAATCCGACGGGAAATATCGGCGAGCAGATCCAGACCGACTTCGGCGGATTCGAGGACTTCAAGAAGGCGTTCAACGACGCCGCGGCAAAACAGTTCGGCTCCGGCTGGGGATGGCTGGTGTGGAAGGGCGGCAAGCTGGCCATCATGACCACGCCGAACCAGGACAATCCGCTGTCGCAGGGCCTGTATCCGATCCTGGGCAACGACGTGTGGGAGCACGCGTATTACCTGAAGTACAACAACCGGCGCCCGGAGTATCTGGCCGCATGGTGGAACGTGGTGAATTGGGCTGAGGTGAACAAGCGCTTCGAGCAGGCAAAAAAGTAG